The following proteins are encoded in a genomic region of Cryptomeria japonica chromosome 11, Sugi_1.0, whole genome shotgun sequence:
- the LOC131859826 gene encoding uncharacterized protein LOC131859826, with product MASSTPRATPRSGRQRDKAWKYGIAGSKKGEVTCTECTRWMTGGINRLKYHLAQIPGYGVEACPKSTPEIIKEMKAILAENDMHKEERQKTREAIAAAMNPTLSTSGPIGHSRGRQSLSSFGDNEGEASGTPVRSDPNFFVPRNVPGAQPSLEGTGWNKEKHEQAQIAASNFWFYNNLSFNAANNVYWESFVNACTMAGKGFKAPTGHDFSGPLLEKAVKNTEGVVDDQKRYWKRKGCSILSDGWTDGRNRTLLNFLVASNGAMVFIKSVDASNEIKNAETLCNLLDGVVREVGVENVVQIITDNAAAYVSAGRMLMQRHPSITWSPCAAHCLDLVLEDIGKIGWVKKVVEDAKSVTKFIYNHTWVLALMRKYTNGKDLVRPGVTRFASHFITLQSILSAIPHLKQMFVSDAWLGSAYSKRPEAEKIVTIVFDDGFNKSGEELTAVTEPLVRVLRMVDGEGMPMGFIYEAMDRAKEAISHYYRGNARKCEIFWRIIDRRWTNQLHQPIHAFAYFLNPKFYFSDSFRADEEVMAGVITCIDKMTPDPELRDKVLDELEIYKSAEGRLFSSQLAIDRRGKQQPDLWWENYGAGTPNLQKIAIRVLSQPCSASGCERNWSVFESIHTKKRNRLSQKRLNDLVFVRYNLRLRVRQVEGVSHEAIDLDEIDPYGDWTMNEQNDGDDVLLTEEEIAEIEREAAQDAEGARLDEDEDEDEDDDEDYDFEEDSSHHLDTTTPTATTSSSRPEKLSYIRKNTKRKM from the exons atggcaagttcaactccaagggcaaccccaaggtcaggaagacaaagagataaagcttggaaatatgggattgcaggaagcaaaaagggggaggtcacttgcaccgaatgcacaagatggatgactggtggaatcaatagattaaaataccaccttgcacaaatacctggatatggtgtggaggcatgccccaaatcaactcctgaaattattaaagagatgaaggccattcttgctgagaatgatatgcataaggaagaaaggcaaaaaacaagagaagccatagcagctgcaatgaatcccacattgtccacttcgggtcccattggtcatagtcggggtcgtcagtcactttcatcttttggtgacaatgagggtgaggctagtggcactcctgttagatcagaccctaatttttttgtaccacgcaatgttccaggtgcacaaccttcacttgaaggtacaggatggaataaagagaagcatgaacaagcacagatagcagcttcaaacttttggttttacaataatctatctttcaatgcagcaaacaatgtgtattgggaaagttttgttaatgcatgtacaatggcgggtaaggggtttaaggccccaacaggtcatgacttcagtgggccattgctagagaaagctgtgaaaaatacagaaggtgtggttgatgatcagaaaaggtattggaagagaaaaggatgcagcattttatctgatggatggacagatggacggaataggactcttctcaacttcttggtggcttcaaatggtgcaatggtattcataaagtctgttgatgcctcaaatgaaataaaaaatgcagagactttgtgtaatctgttggatggtgtggttcgggaagttggagttgagaatgttgtccaaattatcacggacaatgcagctgcatatgtatctgcaggtagaatgcttatgcagaggcatccttcgattacatggagtccttgtgctgcacattgcttggacttggtgctagaggacattgggaagattggatgggtgaagaaggtggttgaagatgcaaaaagtgtcaccaaattcatctacaaccatacttgggtgcttgctttgatgagaaaatacacaaatggcaaggaccttgtgcgacctggagtgacacgatttgctagccacttcatcactttgcagagcattcttagtgccattcctcatcttaagcagatgtttgtgtcagatgcttggttggggtctgcatactccaaaagacctgaagcagagaagattgtgaCCATTGTTTTTGATGATgggttcaataaaagtggagaggagttgactgcg gtgacagaacctttggtgagggttcttcgtatggtggatggagagggcatgccaatgggtttcatttatgaggccatggatagggccaaagaggccatttcacattactatcgtggaaatgcaagaaaatgtgaaatcttttggcgcatcattgatcgtaggtggacaaaccaactccaccaaccgatacatgccttcgcctactttttgaacccgaaattctacttctctgattcatttagggctgatgaggaggtcatggcaggtgttattacatgcattgataagatgacacctgatcctgagttgagagacaaggttcttgatgagttggag atctacaaaagtgcagaggggagactcttctcatcacaactagcaattgataggagaggaaaacaacaaccag atttatggtgggagaattatggtgccggcacgcctaatcttcaaaagatagctatccgtgttttgtctcagccatgcagtgcttctgggtgtgaacgaaattggagtgtctttgaaagcattcacacaaagaagagaaatagattgtcacaaaagcggctcaatgatctagtatttgttcggtacaaccttcgccttcgagttagacaggtggagggtgtttcacatgaggccattgacttggatgaaattgatccatatggtgattggaccatgaatgaacaaaatgatggtgatgatgtcctccttaccgaagaagaaattgcagaaatagagagagaagcagcacaagatgcagaaggagcaagattggatgaagatgaggacgaagatgaggatgatgatgaggactatGACTTTGAAGAAGactcatctcaccatttagataccacaacacccactgctactacttctagctcaaggcctgaaaaattgagctatattaggaaaaatacaaagaggaagatgtag